In a genomic window of Gossypium arboreum isolate Shixiya-1 chromosome 7, ASM2569848v2, whole genome shotgun sequence:
- the LOC108487326 gene encoding dimethylnonatriene synthase gives MDLCTYLQSIAILLLSLYIFSRRAPKNSKKSCIPEPSGSLPLIGHLHLLGGKEPICKKLATMADKHGPLYSLKLGTHRVLVVSSWEIAKDCFTDNDRTLATRASIAAGRHMGYNNAVMALAPYGEYWRNIRKIATVELLSSHRLEKLKHIRFSEMDSFIKELYGLSRNGAKVTINEALERLTFNINLRLLVGKRFSGCDYEEVNSEPWRYGKAIKRALHLSGVFVLADALPYLEWLDIQGHVRSMKKTAKELDSVISVWLEEHLKKKKANQGTSENDFMDVMLNHLPEDTVISGHNRDNIVKATTLILSLTGGESTSVTITWVLSLLLNHPKILMAAQQELDLHVGKQRWVEESDIKNLKYLQAIVKETLRLYPPGPITGIREATKDCRIAGYDVSKGTRLIVNLWKLQRDPRVWENADEFRPERFMTTHVDFDVRGQNFEYMPFSSGRRSCPGITFGLQVVHLMVAKLIQGFDIKTAEGTAVDMEEGLGLALPKLNPIDVVLRPRLRTEFYECLEDMNKY, from the exons ATGGATCTTTGCACTTACCTTCAATCAATTGCAATTTTGTTGCTGTCGTTATATATTTTCTCGAGAAGAGCACCCAAAAATTCCAAGAAAAGTTGCATCCCTGAACCATCTGGTTCATTGCCACTCATCGGTCACCTCCATCTACTAGGTGGGAAAGAGCCAATCTGCAAGAAGCTAGCAACAATGGCAGACAAACACGGCCCACTCTACTCACTCAAACTCGGAACCCACCGAGTGTTGGTGGTGAGCAGTTGGGAAATCGCCAAGGATTGCTTCACGGACAATGACCGAACCCTGGCTACTCGAGCTAGCATCGCTGCTGGGCGGCACATGGGTTACAACAATGCCGTCATGGCACTCGCCCCATACGGCGAATATTGGCGTAACATCCGTAAGATAGCCACGGTCGAGCTTCTTTCTAGCCACCGTTTAGAGAAGCTAAAGCACATACGTTTCTCCGAAATGGACTCGTTCATCAAAGAGTTGTACGGACTTTCACGAAACGGTGCCAAAGTGACCATCAACGAGGCTTTGGAACGATTGACGTTCAACATCAACCTACGGTTACTCGTCGGAAAACGATTTTCCGGTTGTGATTACGAGGAAGTAAACAGCGAACCGTGGCGGTACGGGAAGGCCATTAAACGAGCGTTGCATCTTTCCGGGGTCTTCGTCTTGGCGGATGCTCTACCGTACCTCGAATGGCTTGATATTCAAGGTCATGTTCGTTCCATGAAGAAAACAGCCAAAGAACTCGACTCAGTAATCAGTGTTTGGCTCGAAGAACATCTAAAGAAGAAAAAGGCAAACCAGGGTACCTCTGAAAATGATTTCATGGACGTGATGTTAAATCACTTACCGGAAGATACTGTAATTTCAGGCCATAATCGCGACAACATTGTAAAAGCAACAACACTG ATTCTTTCATTGACTGGAGGAGAAAGTACATCAGTGACAATCACATGGGTACTTTCTTTACTACTGAACCACCCGAAAATTTTAATGGCTGCACAACAAGAGTTGGACCTCCATGTTGGAAAACAAAGATGGGTCGAAGAATCGGACATTAAGAACCTCAAATATCTACAAGCCATAGTTAAGGAAACTCTACGATTATACCCACCAGGACCCATCACCGGAATCCGTGAAGCCACCAAAGATTGTCGCATTGCTGGCTACGATGTCTCAAAGGGTACTCGTTTGATTGTGAATCTTTGGAAATTGCAACGAGACCCACGGGTTTGGGAAAATGCCGATGAGTTTCGTCCAGAAAGGTTCATGACGACGCATGTTGATTTCGACGTTAGGGGTCAAAATTTTGAATACATGCCGTTTAGCTCCGGTAGAAGGTCATGCCCTGGAATCACGTTTGGGTTACAAGTTGTTCACTTGATGGTGGCAAAACTAATTCAGGGATTTGATATTAAGACCGCAGAAGGGACTGCGGTGGATATGGAAGAAGGCTTAGGACTTGCCTTACCTAAGCTGAATCCTATTGATGTTGTTCTAAGGCCACGCCTTCGTACGGAGTTCTATGAGTGCCTTGAAGACATGAATAAATACTAG